From Macaca fascicularis isolate 582-1 chromosome 14, T2T-MFA8v1.1, a single genomic window includes:
- the TMEM225 gene encoding transmembrane protein 225, with amino-acid sequence MVHVSNRSIQGMNILLSSWVVVLTVIGVTLDEWVELISEDEGIKINHSPWMTCCPAVWPEDDLQVVRIMMMSILGLSFLLNLILGMKFTYLIPENKSLQLFTAILSFFSGILLLWALMLYHNKLKHGQSVHFSSYRITWIMNTAYLNVFFLSVCGILSLLECKLSTGSCTCLNIHTSDTECKESENSIEGTSLPEHAAKPRSIVRAHTVNSKEDILNKQVQTRRVTWAL; translated from the exons ATGGTGCATGTTTCAAATAGAAGTATCCAGGGTATGAACATACTTTTGTCCTCCTGGGTCGTAGTCTTAACGGTGATAGGAGTCACCTTAGACGAATGGGTTGAATTGATTTCAGAAGATGAAGGAATCAAGATAAACCACAGTCCATGGATGACATGTTGCCCTGCTGTTTGGCCAGAAG ATGACCTGCAAGTGGTCAGGATTATGATGATGTCGATCCTtggcctttccttcctccttaaCTTAATCCTGGGTATGAAATTCACCTATCTGATTCCTGAAAATAAATCTCTACAACTCTTCACTGCCATCCTCAGTTTCTTCTCAG GTATCCTTCTGCTCTGGGCACTCATGCTATATCACAATAAACTGAAGCATGGCCAATCCGTGCACTTCTCTAGTTATAGGATCACCTGGATCATGAATACTGCTTACTTAAACGTTTTCTTCTTGTCTGTCTGTG GAATCCTCTCTCTCCTAGAGTGCAAGTTGTCTACCGGTAGCTGTACCTGCCTGAACATCCATACATCCGACACAGAATGTAAGGAATCTGAGAATTCTATCGAAGGTACTTCATTACCAGAACACGCTGCAAAGCCTCGTAGCATTGTCCGTGCACACACTGTGAACTCAAAGGAAGACATCCTAAACAAACAAGTTCAAACACGTCGCGTAACCTGGGCTCTGTGA